Proteins encoded in a region of the Oryctolagus cuniculus chromosome 10, mOryCun1.1, whole genome shotgun sequence genome:
- the ELP2 gene encoding elongator complex protein 2 isoform X4 has protein sequence MTLGVVVTNLNGHTARVNCVQWICKQDGSPSTELVSGGSDNQVIHWKIEDNQLSKAVRLHGHEGPVYAVHAVYQKGALDTAHDTLIVSAASDSTVRLWSKKDSEIMCLQTLDFENGFALALCLSFLPDTNVPILACGDDDCRIHLFVQQNDQFQKMLLLCGHEDWIRGVEWASFGHDLFLASCSQDCLIRVWKLYMKSTSSGTQDDDTIRLKENTFTIENESIKTAFAVTLETVLAGHENWVNAVHWQPSFYKDGVLQHPMRLLSASMDKTMILWAPDEESGVWLEQVRVGEVGGNTLGFYDCQFNEDGSMIIAHAFHGALHLWKQNTVNPREWTPEIVISGHFDGVQDLVWDPEGEFIVTVGTDQTTRLFAPWKRKGESQVTWHEIARPQIHGYDLKCLTMINRFQFVSGADEKVLRVFSAPRNFVENFCIITGQSLNQVLCNQDDDLPEGATVPALGLSNKAVFQGDIASQPPDEEELLTSTGFEYHPMAFQPSLLTEPPTEDHLLQNTLWPEVQKLYGHGYEIFSVACNNAKTLLASACKAAKKEHAAIILWNTTSWKQVQNLVFHSLTVTQMAFSPNDKFLLAVSRDRTWSLWKRQDLISAEFDPVFSLFAFTNKITSVHSRIIWSCDWSPDSKYFFTGSRDKKVVVWGDCDSNDDCVEHHIGPCSSVLDVGGSVTAVSVCPVLNSSQRYVVAVGLERGKICLYTWKKTDQVPEVNDWARCVETSQSQSHTLAVRKLSWKNCSGKCEQSEDDADWLHFASCGEDHTVKILKVNRRAL, from the exons ATGACCCTCGG gGTTGTTGTCACCAACTTGAATGGTCACACTGCTCGAGTCAATTGCGTACAGTGGATTTGCAAACAGGATGGCT CTCCTTCTACTGAATTAGTTTCCGGAGGATCTGATAATCAAGTGATTCATTGGAAAATAGAGGATAATCAG ctttcaaAAGCAGTCCGTCTCCATGGCCATGAAGGACCTGTTTATGCGGTACATGCTGTTTATCAGAAGGGTGCATTGGATACTGCACACGACACACTCATAGTTTCTGCAGCGTCAGATTCCACTGTTCGACTTTGGTCTAAAAAGGATTCAGAAA tAATGTGCCTTCAGACCTTGGACTTTGAAAATGGATtcgctctggctctctgcttatCTTTTTTGCCTGATACTAATG TACCAATATTGGCGTGTGGTGATGATGACTGCAGAATTCACTTGTTTGTTCAACAAAATGACCAG TTTCAGAAAATGCTTCTTCTCTGTGGACACGAGGATTGGATAAGAGGCGTGGAGTGGGCATCCTTTGGTCA TGATCTTTTCCTAGCAAGCTGTTCGCAAGATTGCCTGATAAGAGTATGGAAGCTCTATATGAAATCAACATCTTCAGGAACTCAGGATGATGACACTATAAGGCTGAAGGAAAATACTTTTACTATAGAAAATGAAA GCATTAAGACAGCATTTGCGGTTACTCTGGAGACTGTGCTAGCTGGTCACGAAAACTGGGTAAATGCAGTCCACTGGCAGCCTTCATTCTACAAAG atGGTGTTCTACAGCATCCAATGAGATTGTTGTCTGCCTCAATGGATAAAACCATGATTCTGTGGGCTCCAGATGAGGAGTCAGGAGTTTGGCTGGAACAG GTTCGAGTAGGTGAAGTAGGTGGGAATACTCTAGGATTTTATGATTGCCAATTCAATGAAGATGGTTCCATGATCATTGCTCATGCTTTCCATGGAGCATTGCACCTTTGGAAACAGAATACAGTTAACCCG AGGGAGTGGACTCCAGAGATTGTCATTTCGGGACACTTTGATGGTGTCCAGGACCTAGTGTGGGATCCAGAAGGAGAATTTATTGTCACCGTCGGTACTGATCAGACAACACGACTTTTTGCTCCCTGGAAGAGAAAAGGTGAATCTCAG GTGACTTGGCATGAAATTGCAAGGCCTCAGATACATGGTTATGACCTGAAATGTTTGACAATGATTAATCGGTTTCAGTTTGTGTCTGGAGCAGATGAAAAAGTTCTTAGAGTTTTTTCTGCACCTCGgaattttgtggaaaatttttGTATCATTACAGGACAATCACTGAATCAAGTACTTTGCAAT CAAGATGATGATCTTCCAGAAGGAGCCACTGTCCCTGCATTGGGATTATCAAATAAAGCTGTCTTTCAGG GAGATATAGCTTCTCAGCCTCCTGATGAAGAGGAGCTGTTAACCAGTACTGGTTTTGAGTATCACCCAATGGCCTTTCAACCCTCTCTACTTACTG AACCTCCCACTGAGGATCATCTTCTGCAGAATACTTTGTGGCCTGAAGTTCAAAAACT ATATGGACATggttatgaaatattttctgttgCTTGTAACAATGCAAAGACTCTGCTTGCCTCAGCTTGTAAG GCAGCTAAGAAAGAACATGCAGCTATCATTCTTTGGAACACTACATCTTGGAAACAGGTGCAGAATTTAGTTTTCCACAGTTTGACTGTCACGCAGATGGCGTTCTCACCTAATGACAAGTTCCTACTAGCTGTTTCCAGAGATCGAACCTGGTCTTTATGGAAAAGACAAGATTTAATCTCAGCTGAGTTTG ACCCAGTGTTCAGTCTCTTTGCCTTCACCAACAAAATCACTTCTGTGCACAGTAGAATTATTTGGTCTTGTGATTGGAGTCCTGATAGCAAGTATTTCTTCACTGGGAGTCGGGACAAAAag GTGGTTGTCTGGGGTGATTGCGACTCCAATGACGACTGCGTTGAACACCACATTGGCCCCTGCTCCTCGGTCCTGGATGTAGGGGGCTCTGTGACGGCCGTCAGTGTGTGCCCGGTGCTTAACTCTTCCCAAAG GTATGTGGTTGCCGTGGGATTAGAGCGTGGAAAGATTTGCTTGTACACCTGGAAAAAGACTGATCAAGTTCCAGAAGTAAATGACTGGGCCCGCTGTGTAGAAACAAGTCAAAG ccAAAGTCATACGCTTGCTGTCAGAAAGTTAAGCTGGAAGAACTGCAGTGGAAAATGTGAACAGAGTGAAGACGATGCTGACTGGTTACACTTTGCCAGCTGTGGCGAAGACCACACTGTGAAGATCCTTAAAGTTAACAGACGTGCACTGTAG
- the ELP2 gene encoding elongator complex protein 2 isoform X6 has product MALSKAVRLHGHEGPVYAVHAVYQKGALDTAHDTLIVSAASDSTVRLWSKKDSEIMCLQTLDFENGFALALCLSFLPDTNVPILACGDDDCRIHLFVQQNDQFQKMLLLCGHEDWIRGVEWASFGSDLFLASCSQDCLIRVWKLYMKSTSSGTQDDDTIRLKENTFTIENESIKTAFAVTLETVLAGHENWVNAVHWQPSFYKDGVLQHPMRLLSASMDKTMILWAPDEESGVWLEQVRVGEVGGNTLGFYDCQFNEDGSMIIAHAFHGALHLWKQNTVNPREWTPEIVISGHFDGVQDLVWDPEGEFIVTVGTDQTTRLFAPWKRKGESQVTWHEIARPQIHGYDLKCLTMINRFQFVSGADEKVLRVFSAPRNFVENFCIITGQSLNQVLCNQDDDLPEGATVPALGLSNKAVFQGDIASQPPDEEELLTSTGFEYHPMAFQPSLLTEPPTEDHLLQNTLWPEVQKLYGHGYEIFSVACNNAKTLLASACKAAKKEHAAIILWNTTSWKQVQNLVFHSLTVTQMAFSPNDKFLLAVSRDRTWSLWKRQDLISAEFDPVFSLFAFTNKITSVHSRIIWSCDWSPDSKYFFTGSRDKKVVVWGDCDSNDDCVEHHIGPCSSVLDVGGSVTAVSVCPVLNSSQRYVVAVGLERGKICLYTWKKTDQVPEVNDWARCVETSQSQSHTLAVRKLSWKNCSGKCEQSEDDADWLHFASCGEDHTVKILKVNRRAL; this is encoded by the exons ATGGCT ctttcaaAAGCAGTCCGTCTCCATGGCCATGAAGGACCTGTTTATGCGGTACATGCTGTTTATCAGAAGGGTGCATTGGATACTGCACACGACACACTCATAGTTTCTGCAGCGTCAGATTCCACTGTTCGACTTTGGTCTAAAAAGGATTCAGAAA tAATGTGCCTTCAGACCTTGGACTTTGAAAATGGATtcgctctggctctctgcttatCTTTTTTGCCTGATACTAATG TACCAATATTGGCGTGTGGTGATGATGACTGCAGAATTCACTTGTTTGTTCAACAAAATGACCAG TTTCAGAAAATGCTTCTTCTCTGTGGACACGAGGATTGGATAAGAGGCGTGGAGTGGGCATCCTTTG gtaGTGATCTTTTCCTAGCAAGCTGTTCGCAAGATTGCCTGATAAGAGTATGGAAGCTCTATATGAAATCAACATCTTCAGGAACTCAGGATGATGACACTATAAGGCTGAAGGAAAATACTTTTACTATAGAAAATGAAA GCATTAAGACAGCATTTGCGGTTACTCTGGAGACTGTGCTAGCTGGTCACGAAAACTGGGTAAATGCAGTCCACTGGCAGCCTTCATTCTACAAAG atGGTGTTCTACAGCATCCAATGAGATTGTTGTCTGCCTCAATGGATAAAACCATGATTCTGTGGGCTCCAGATGAGGAGTCAGGAGTTTGGCTGGAACAG GTTCGAGTAGGTGAAGTAGGTGGGAATACTCTAGGATTTTATGATTGCCAATTCAATGAAGATGGTTCCATGATCATTGCTCATGCTTTCCATGGAGCATTGCACCTTTGGAAACAGAATACAGTTAACCCG AGGGAGTGGACTCCAGAGATTGTCATTTCGGGACACTTTGATGGTGTCCAGGACCTAGTGTGGGATCCAGAAGGAGAATTTATTGTCACCGTCGGTACTGATCAGACAACACGACTTTTTGCTCCCTGGAAGAGAAAAGGTGAATCTCAG GTGACTTGGCATGAAATTGCAAGGCCTCAGATACATGGTTATGACCTGAAATGTTTGACAATGATTAATCGGTTTCAGTTTGTGTCTGGAGCAGATGAAAAAGTTCTTAGAGTTTTTTCTGCACCTCGgaattttgtggaaaatttttGTATCATTACAGGACAATCACTGAATCAAGTACTTTGCAAT CAAGATGATGATCTTCCAGAAGGAGCCACTGTCCCTGCATTGGGATTATCAAATAAAGCTGTCTTTCAGG GAGATATAGCTTCTCAGCCTCCTGATGAAGAGGAGCTGTTAACCAGTACTGGTTTTGAGTATCACCCAATGGCCTTTCAACCCTCTCTACTTACTG AACCTCCCACTGAGGATCATCTTCTGCAGAATACTTTGTGGCCTGAAGTTCAAAAACT ATATGGACATggttatgaaatattttctgttgCTTGTAACAATGCAAAGACTCTGCTTGCCTCAGCTTGTAAG GCAGCTAAGAAAGAACATGCAGCTATCATTCTTTGGAACACTACATCTTGGAAACAGGTGCAGAATTTAGTTTTCCACAGTTTGACTGTCACGCAGATGGCGTTCTCACCTAATGACAAGTTCCTACTAGCTGTTTCCAGAGATCGAACCTGGTCTTTATGGAAAAGACAAGATTTAATCTCAGCTGAGTTTG ACCCAGTGTTCAGTCTCTTTGCCTTCACCAACAAAATCACTTCTGTGCACAGTAGAATTATTTGGTCTTGTGATTGGAGTCCTGATAGCAAGTATTTCTTCACTGGGAGTCGGGACAAAAag GTGGTTGTCTGGGGTGATTGCGACTCCAATGACGACTGCGTTGAACACCACATTGGCCCCTGCTCCTCGGTCCTGGATGTAGGGGGCTCTGTGACGGCCGTCAGTGTGTGCCCGGTGCTTAACTCTTCCCAAAG GTATGTGGTTGCCGTGGGATTAGAGCGTGGAAAGATTTGCTTGTACACCTGGAAAAAGACTGATCAAGTTCCAGAAGTAAATGACTGGGCCCGCTGTGTAGAAACAAGTCAAAG ccAAAGTCATACGCTTGCTGTCAGAAAGTTAAGCTGGAAGAACTGCAGTGGAAAATGTGAACAGAGTGAAGACGATGCTGACTGGTTACACTTTGCCAGCTGTGGCGAAGACCACACTGTGAAGATCCTTAAAGTTAACAGACGTGCACTGTAG